The sequence GCCCGCTGACAGGGATGGCCCCCCTCCTCCACGTGCAAGAGCAAGCACGCTCATCGAGATCGCCATGGATTAAACCAAGCTGTGAATTAAGTAAAGCAATCGCAATTATTGGTGCTACAAATTATAAGTAATCGCGATGGAGTACGAATTGGACTGCAAGATGCAGAGACTGACCATGCTCTAGCCAAAGACCGGTTAATTAACAATGCCTTCAATCACAGACAGGTCTGACGGAAGGGCGGCAGGTCAGGGCGGTGCTAGTAGAGTACATCAGGAGGAATCGTTCAGACACGATTTTCAATGCCATCCAACAACAAACACATGACGAGGAATCGTTCGGGATCAAATCTCATAGAACGAACCTTCGTGCGCTGCTCGATTGAATGTTGGGAGTGGACGTTGGATCCAAAGCCGAACCGATCTGCTAAAACTTAGAGAATGAAGACAGGCTAAACTCAACGCTGAAAAAAAAATTGGTGCTGCAAAATTCGATGTTTTTCTCGGCTCTTTTCTGCTTTGCTAGTAACTGAAATGCACGTTTAGGAATTAGGAGCGGTGGCGTGGCCCTATTTAGTTCGTAGGTTGATGTCAATTAATCTTACATAGGCATCAGATGTATTTTGATGGAGGCTGaatatcttcttcttttctttgcaAGGTGATGAAGGTTGAATATCAGTGGTGTTTTTACTGTAGAGTCTATGTATGCAAACCTCGTTAATATTGGACCTATTTTACATAAACAGCACATACGGAAAACCAAGGTTCCCGTTAAGATTGTCATTCCCCGTTGAAAACAAAATGAAACTGGTAGGCTAGTTAAAAATGTTGCTTTCGTGATCACCAGGAAGCAATTCATCATTTTTCTGTCTTGCCCGTTTACAACTTTGTTTTCGCGCAAGATTCGTGTTGCATATAATTTGCCTCAACCAATGAGTATATCAAAAAAAATGTCTACTGGTTGGGTGTTATTCGCTCAAAACTGAAGGGACACCTCCATGTGGTAGTTTGTTCATTTCTTTGGGCTATATAGAACTGTGAGGGTGATTGCAAGGTGATTGCATTTTGAACAGATCATCTGTACCTGAAATTTTGCATGTTATCTTCAAGGTTACGGTGTTGATCTGTATGTGGTCATCACTTCAACATACGGATGCTCATGAGCAGCATATGGCCTCTAGGTGTAGCGGTTTGAGACCATCGCACAGGGATAAATAAGCCAATTTGGCTGACGAGTCACTAGTAGATTATGTGGATGAGTCATGCAATCTCTTTTTCGATATTCCAAATTCCACATGCTGTGTGATGTCATGCACAATTTTCTCACAGTTTTTAAAATTTTAGATATGAATTTTCACCAAGTTACAAATACCTAGTTCACCTGCAATCCCATGAACAATTTCAAGTTTGGAACGTTTTCAAAGTCTCGAAACTGTAACAAGATCCTCTACATTGACACTGCATTAATTAATCCcctaaaaacagagaaaaaaatgaaTAAACTGGCACTGCATCCGGGCATGTATGTGGACAGGTGCACAAGAACTCAAAACAGTGAGCCCCAATTCTATTCTGTCGCGCGCTCTATTGGCTGTGGACACTTATTTCAGCTGACAGAGAGCTTGCAGCATCCTCATCTGCTGAAATCTGCATTCCCCTTCACTAGTCGATGGGCACTTCCACCTCCATCTTCAGGCCAGGGTGGTCGATGATCTGAAACCACGTCACAAAAGTAGTTTAGTTTCGCTTCACCACCAGCAGTACAGAGCAAGAGCAATATACAATCAAGAAATGGGGTAGAACTGTAAATACAGTTTATATATGAGTACTTTACTACAACAACAAAAGCCATGCCTTTTTCAATTCAGATGAATCTAACCGCAAAAGCTATGTTTTTTTTACAGTTCAGATGAATCTGCCACAGGATTACAGCTATGATAAGAAAGGTGAGCAATGTTTAGCTTTGTACCGTCACAAAATCTTCTAATGATAGAGTGGAATCCCGTGTGTACCCAGCTTCTTCCAACACCTTTGTTAGTACTTGCTGAAAGGCATCAATTTGAATCGTGTTACTTTGAGATTGTGCTGATGTACATAAGCTTGAACAAAACATTATGCAATATGCAAAGCAATACTGACATGTTAAAAAGAAGCAATACTGAAACTATTCCCTACAAATATGCAGAGACAACACCGATTTCAGGCTAAGTCTTGTGGATGTACAGAGGCCCGTCGATGGGGGCATGCGACGTGAGCGATCGCACAGGGCCCCCAAAGAAACACGGGGGCCCTGGCCAGAGAAAAAAACAGAGCACCGCTGATCGCAAGTCGCCATTCGTCCGATCGAAAAGAAAAACCAAGAAGCCCTGGTTTCGTTTCTGGTCCCAGCCTCACCGCACGGCCCAGCTCCACAGTATTTGCAATGCCGCCGCCGCTAGGGTTTCATGTGCCCTGATCTGCCGCTACAAGCCATCGGATATCGCCAGAACTCTCTCACCACGACGAACACTTCCTCGCTACAAGCCATCGGATATCGCCGGAACTCTCTCACCACGACGAACACTTCCTCGCTACAAGCTTCCACACCGTGTATTGCTCCACCCTGCCTTTGACAGACCCCTGCTACACTTGTCACGCCAAGCGAGCAGCCCAAGAGGATTCAGAGGAGGTGGCAGGGAGAGCAGAATTAGGGACAGGAGTTGGCCTCTCCATGGTGTGCGTGGCCGTTGTTCACAGTTTGTTGCCGTGAATTTCAGCCTGGAGCAGGTAACCCCCAAGTATCAATGATCTAATTAATCCCAAGCCTAGTTAATTAGAGCAACAAGAAGACGATGCGTGTTGAATCTTTCATAACGTTGAGATGGTAAAAAGCATTACATCCTGTACATATATAATTAGTAAATTCAATTGCTAGCAGGTTTACCATCAAGGATATCACCGTTTTGGTTGTGCAATCATACATGGATTGGTATAGTGCTACAAGTGCCTCGAATGTGCTTGTGAAAGTGAATGGGTAGAAACTTCTTCATATATATACCGGCCAGAATGTTACAGAAGAGAGATGAGCCTTTGAATTAAAGTTTGGAGTAGAGTTCAGTACACTACGTAtgaaccttggaatcgaaaggttttAGACTTGGTAGAACTAAAACAGAGGTGctgtttcagtactactaggcactaggaggaggaggttagccttgatgggcaggtggtgcctcagaagTATACCTTtggatatttggggtcaatgctgcagaaggatggggatattgatgaagatgtgaaccatcgaatcaaagccggatggatgaagtggcgccaagcttctggcattctctgtgacaagagagtgccacaaaagctaaaaggcaaatCTATAGGACGGCGATTCAACCTGCAATGTCATATGGCTCTGAGTGTTgtccgactaaaaggcgacatgttcaacagttaggtgtggcggagatgcgcatgttgagatggatgtgtggccacacgaggaaggaccgagtccgaaatgatgatatacgagatagagttggggtaccgccgattgaagagaagcttgtccaacatcgtctgagatggtttgggcatattcagcgcaggcctccagaagctccagtgcatggcggacggctaaagcgtgctgataatgtcaagagaggtcagaatagaccgaacttgacatgggaggagtctgtaaagagagatctgaaggactggtgtatcaccaaagaactagccatggacaggggtgtgtggaagcttgctatccatgtgccagaaccatgagttggtcgcgagatcttatgggtttcacctctagcctaccccaacttgtttgggactaaaggctttgttgttgttgttattaatATCTGATATGAATATTTCAAATTTTTTGGGCCTCATTTTGCTTTTTGCACCAGGGCCCGAATTCCTGGAGACGGCCGTGGATGTACAAATATCATAAAATCTGGATATTGTTGAGCTTTTAGATATATAAGGATGGGTTCCACACAAACTATATTTTTTAACTAATGGTAAAGGGCTCTCTTCAACTGTGTACTACCAACTTACGAATTTGCACTGCGAAGGAAGCTACTCTAAGCATTTGCTGCTATGAAGAAACCTACTCCCTCCCTCCCTATCAATTTAGTGTCAGGGCCCCCTTCATTTTGGAAACAAGCTATGCACACTTGATGTGTTTATGATGGCAGGATACTCATTATTTGAAGAGGAAACAAGGGAACAGTCACATTTGTTCTTGTCAATTTAGTAAGTGTACTTGCAAGTGAATGTACTATGCAATGAAATACATGATTGAATCAAATGAGAACCTCTCTTTGTTGCTCTGACATGGACGAGCCCGTTAGGTCCCGTAAAACCTCTACCAGGTCCTTGAAGCTTACTTTCCCCTTGCCATCAATGTCATACACCTTAAATATAACTGCTCAATGAAACACAGACCAAATCAACACCGGACAAGCAAATTAGTCATCATAAGGATCAGAGAGACCCAAGCCAACATATACTCCTTTCAAGATAGACAGCAAAAAGGAGGAAAAGAAACATGACGAGCATTACACTCAATCTTTTGCTGAAGGCTGGCCCTTGCGCTGAAGGTAGAGAGAAAAGAAACAAATTCCTTGAAGTTCAATCCATCAACCATACGTAGCAACCTCTGCAAATAGAATAAATGGATGCTCAAAATCAGTCTCGCGTCTATAGTTGACACTGCTGAATCTCCTAAATATAGCAAAAACAATCAGACTGAGTAAAGAGAGTCAACAGACTATGTTATTTGCAAGGGAGGTTGTGTTTTGCTGGAAAAACTACATTATATGTACAAATCAAATACACTGAGTCTTACTGTGGAAGAAAAGCGGATTACAAATCGTCAGTAGAAATGATCTATAAGGAAATTTTTGTAGTCTATGATAAGTTTTATTTAGCAAAAGCATATTACACCAGTCTTTGAACTTTGATAAGTCTTTGTTGTTTACTGAAAAATATGATTCCATTGGTATCCAATCAAAGATAGCTAGAGCCTTTTCCAACCGGATGTGGAAGATGCTTCCTTTCATAGAGATATTCAGGTTCCACATGTGTTAAACCATGGTAAAATTTGCTATTCCAATCGATTGCATACAGATTCTGTGAGGCAATTGGCATAAAATTTTCAGATACACCTAGCTCCTTGATGGAGTGTCGAAATCTAATTAGTTTTCCCCCCATTATACTTACTTGCTAAGGAATTCCAAGTGTTGTTCAAATCAGTACTAATACATCTCTGTAGACAGAATTGTATACTAGTACAATATAATTAGGAAAGTAGTGTGTGTAATGCCAAGGACAGCACATAAAAACAAGATGGATCTGCTTCGTCTGCACGCACACGAAAGGGAAAAAGCAAGCCGGAGAAGAAAATTcgccgacgagaggaggagggggggggggggggggggacctggGAGAGCGGGTTGGTGGAGTACTCTGGGATGGAGAGGAACTCGTCCTCGGCGACGAAGCCCTTGGCACTGCGGTCGAGCTGGCAGAATCGCTCGTACAGCGACACGATCTCCTGCTGCGAGACTTGGATTCGTTCGATTTGGGGGCAAAAGAAACTCAGGAATCGATCAAATCACCACCAAATCGAAGGGGATGTCGATGGGGATCGGTGACATACATAGGTAGCTGCAGTGCTCCTGCACCTCCTCGATGTCGTACTGCGTCAGCATCGACGACGCGTTCCCCATCGCCGGGAAGCCTCCCCGGTCGATCTGCTCCGACGACGACTCGCCCTCACCTCTCCCCCTCGCTGCGTCAGTCCAGGAGtgggaggaaggaaggaaggaaggggattGCGAAATTTCGGGTCGGTTTTTTCTCTACGGATGCCAGATGGACATATGCGAATGTTCGCCACAGGACATGCATTTGCGAACGTTCGTCAGGCAGGCTTTCAGTGCATTTTGGAGAATctggattttttaaaaaaatatttgaggACCAACCCAGCTACATTCGGATAACATTGGGAGAGCTATTACAATCCTCCATGAGGATACTTCTTAAAGAAAGTGGAGCGTCTCCTATTATAAGATAGTCTCCCTGTTTCCTTGCTTGAGCCGCAAGCTCATGCGCCATTTTGTTGCTGGATCTTCTCACATCTCTGAAAGACACTTCTTTGAACACATTCTCTAAGTGCCAGATGTCCGCTACTTGGGCGAATCGGGCCGATCGGTTGCTCGCTCTGTTATTCAGCAATGTGACAATTGATGCACAGTCCGACTCCACACACACACTGGACCTCTGTAGTACTTCTTAACACTGCAAGTCCGTGTGCAACAACAGCAAATTCAGCTTCCTCCGGGTCCTCACAAGCTTGCAGGCGTTGGCCACCTGCCAAGACAACCACACCGTCGCTTGTTCTGGCAATAAAACCTGCCGTAGAATCTCTCGTATTGGGCAGGAAAGATGCGTCAGTGTTTAATTTCCAAAAGCCTTCTGCTGGCGGTTCCCACTTGCTTCTCTCTGTATGTGTTGGCACTGATGAACTTATTTCACTTTGGTTCGCATGTGTCCCATTACAATCAATGATCTTACGGATGCTTCCCACATACTGCTCTCGGGGCTTCTTTCCATTTTTGATTTCCGCGCGTCGTAGCTCAACTAAGCTAGCTTCCTGGTGGCCGACCAGGTTATCATTCACCTCATATTCAGTGAGCTCAGTTCCATCAGCTCTTGTTTCTACTGCATATTTAGTCAAGAAACTCACTGATTGACAAATCATGGCCTTGCCCTCTGCATGGATACAATCCTCGTGCAACCACCATGCACGCCATAGTAGTAGTACGACTTTCCTTCTTGATTCTGCATCGCATTTGCCCAACAGCTTCTAGAGCCAGTCAATACCAGTGAAACGGAACTCCTCATCCTCCGGTAAATCCCAGTGTGTTCTCATTTTCGCACGAAGAGCCCGGGCCTTTGTGCAGTTAACTGTTGCATGGAATTCATCCTCCGGCTCCCTCCCACAGATACTACAGGTGCTATCCAACCCGAGTGTTCGTTTCCATTTGTTTTCCTTGGTGGGGAGTGTTTTGGTAGCCACTCGCCACGCGAAAATTCTCACCTTCTCTGGTATCTTTGCTTTCCATATGAGATCCCATATACTTCTATTTTCCGCATCATTTGTCAAGCTGGAAGCTAAATCACTGCTCTATTGTTTGAGTCTTGCACCCAGCTTGTATGCACTTCTGACGGTAAAAACACCAGATTTCTCTTCATGCCAAGCAACACAGTATTCCGCTACCTGGATAGGGACTCTAATCTTACAGATCTCTTCGGCATCATAGGTGTGGAACAGTTGGTGGATTAGTGCCACGTCCCATTCTTTGCCGCCTGGTTTCATTAGTTGGTTCACCCACCTCAGTCGTAGCGGTACCGTTGCGAACAACAGGAGCGTTGCAgacggtcagactggagagaatagcagccgacgGGCTGACATCACGCCGCAGTCATAGCAGGAGCGTCGTGGACAGTGGTGCGTGGCGGACTTGACTAtagaggaagccgacgagttgctcaagcggATGGTAACCCTTTGTGCcgttgtcgatgtagccgagagcgtgtgaTGGTGTAttcgtggtcgaggtagccgtgcgaagaatgtcgtggtcgatgtcgagccGGGGTGGCTGGTGTCAAGGAAGtcaccgtggagccgcgggcgcaaagAGGCGACGAGTTAGTCATAGACGCAGTGGTGttgaagtagtggtgcgccggaaaGAAGACGGTGTTGACGACACGTCGCGCCTGGTTTGCCAAGACCGGGGATATGTCGTGGACAAAGGCACGCATCAGTGTTGCCAGCATCAGGCATGCGTAGACGgatgaagacgaagttgacgaagcgccaaccaggcttgccaggcccggtgATATGTAGTGGATGAAGGCATGCATCGGTGTTGCTAGataaaagtgcaactaatcccagggtggttttggtaattcataacaacatatagctcattgaactaatattctttcaagatcaatgtttcagaaagttcaatggttggtatggcatggactagagatctggacccctcaaaatgctaaggacacatattagccaaagctcaagactccacattttcattttagtgatccaagatcacattgagtccataggaaaagccaatactattaaaagggcatGAGGTGTTGTTtagtggcttgcttgctcaaaatgcttagtgatatgctccaaaaaacctcaatcactttctcatttccacatatgtcctaaacctaaagtcaaactcggccccaccgatttgatctatccggcgccactgagtttacCTTACATAGCCatatccacaaaccctaatcagttcggtcttaccgatagggatctcggtctcaccgagatgggattgcaaactctctgtttccttttcgtaacgtttcggtctaactgagatgaccgattggtcccaccgagtttgcctgaccaagtctatgtttgcttattactgaaatcggcctcaccgagttcatgtgatcggtctcatcgagataaggttttgccctaaccctagcgcatcggtctcaccgagttgatgttgtcggtcccaccgaaaagcctaacgtccacattttgaaccaagtcggtctcatcgagtttcattatttggtcccaccgagtttggtaaattgtgtgtaacggttaaattttgtgtggaggctatatatacccctccacccctgagggagtcctggactagggggtgtccggatagccgaactatcatcatcggtcggactccaagactatgaagatacaagattgaagacttcgtcccgtgtccggatgggactttccttggcgtggaaggcaagcttggcgatacggatatttagatctcctaccattgtaaccgactctgtgtaaccctagccctctccgatgtctatataaaccggatggttttagtctgtaggacaacaacaataacaacaatcataccataggctagcttctagggtttagcctccttgatctcgtggtagatctactcttgcaacatccacatcatcaatatcaatcaagcaggacgtagggttttacctccatcaagagggcccgaacctgggtaaaacatcgtgtcccttgtctcctgttaccatccgcctagatgcacagttcgggaccccctacccgagatccgccggttttgacaccgacattggtgctttcattgagagttcctctgtgtcgtcaccgataggctcgatggctccttcgatcatcaacaacgacgcggtccggagtgagacttttctccccggacagatcttcgtattcggcggctttgcactacggcccaattcggttggccatctggagcagatcgaaagctacgcccctggccgtcaggtcagatttggaagtcttaacttcatggctgacatccgcggggacttgatcctcaacggattcgagccacagccgagcgcgccgcactgtcccgatgggcatgatttagctctgctgccggacagtgccctggaggccgcacacgaaaccGCTCTGACCCTTGAttcggagccggccgcgcagatcgaggacggatggttagacaccgcctcgggggctgcaacctctatggcgatagagctgaatactgactttgtcccttctaaagctcgtgactccaaggtgtcggactccttgccggactccgaacctcccgcgcccccaccaatcgaatccaattgggcgccgatcatggagttcgccaccgcggacatctttcaacactcaccttttggcgacgttTTGagctcgctaaaatatctctcgttatcaggagagccctggccgaactgcggtcaggacagttgggatgtagacgacgaagaaattcaagacccacccaccacccacttagtagccgctgtcgatgatctaactgacatgctagacttcgactccgacgacatcgacggtatggacgacgatgccggagacgaccaagaaccagcgcccactgggcactggaaagccacctcgtcatacgacatatacatggtggatatcccaaaggatgggaatggcgaaggaacagcggaggaagacccctccaagaaacagcccaagcgtcggcgtcagcggcgccgctctaaatcccgccacagcaagaatggcgattccgacaccggagataataataccccatatagtgccgaagacaaccccctccagcaagattcagcgcaggaggacggggatgccagccctcacaagagggcggcagacgaagaggtagaggaagatatttacatgcctccctctggagacgaggcaagcctcgacgacgacgaatttgtcgttcctgaggatcccgtcgaacaagagcgttccaaacgtaggcttatggccataggaaacaacctcaagaaaaagcagcagcggcttagagctgatcaggatctgctagccgacagatggacggaagtcctggcggccgaagagcatgagctcgaacgcccctccaaaagctaccccaaacgcaagttgctcccccgattagaggaggaggcatataaacctgcatcaccagagcacaatacggctgaccggccacctcgtggccgcgacagagaggcctctaggcccttcactataaccgtaccccggcaccgctcgaacagcacaaggccacaggggaatgctccggacttgcgagacatattggaggataaggcaagacaatcaagatcaatctacggatcgcgtgggcgccccatgatacgtgacgacaaccgtcgcgccggacacagtaagtctggccgggccgaacacaatagacaaagctcgttggagcttcgtcgcgatatagcccaatacagaggcgccgcacacccactatgcttcacggacgatgtaatggatcatcaaatcctcgaagggtttaaacccgtgaatatcgaatcctatgatggcacaacag comes from Triticum aestivum cultivar Chinese Spring chromosome 5B, IWGSC CS RefSeq v2.1, whole genome shotgun sequence and encodes:
- the LOC123112446 gene encoding calcineurin subunit B; this encodes MGNASSMLTQYDIEEVQEHCSYLFSQQEIVSLYERFCQLDRSAKGFVAEDEFLSIPEYSTNPLSQRLLRMVDGLNFKEFVSFLSTFSARASLQQKIEFIFKVYDIDGKGKVSFKDLVEVLRDLTGSSMSEQQREQVLTKVLEEAGYTRDSTLSLEDFVTIIDHPGLKMEVEVPID